A window of the Gossypium hirsutum isolate 1008001.06 chromosome A05, Gossypium_hirsutum_v2.1, whole genome shotgun sequence genome harbors these coding sequences:
- the LOC107904422 gene encoding translation initiation factor eIF-2B subunit beta isoform X1, with translation MPDTQALVNDFLNKLKKRKIEGSQATAKQTAELLRSVISQTRMPYTNQASALIHSVKAVGERLIAANPVELAVGNVVRRVLHIIREEDLSLTTAAMAGLNLSAESDDEDDTDRDNHPALSAAAIAAASRSTLRPPSLQTLLEDVPDSAAVPHTSSSGGDSEGKSKSADKSSRSRKLKHDVIEAVNELIQDISTCRELIAEQAVEHIHQNEVILTLGSSRTVLEFLCAAKEKKRSFRVFVAEGAPRYQGHLLAKELVTRGLQTTLITDSAVFAMISRVNMVIVGAHAVMANGGVIAPVGLNMVALAAQKHAVPFVVLAGSHKLCPLYPHHPEVLLNELRSPSELLDFGEFSDCLDFGSGIGAPLLHVVNPTFDYVPPKLVSLFITDTGGHNPSYMYRLIADYYSADDLVLERRTASGN, from the exons ATGCCAGACACGCAGGCTCTCGTCAATGATTTTCTTAACAAGCTTAAAAAACG TAAGATTGAGGGTTCACAAGCAACAGCGAAGCAGACAGCGGAACTGCTTCGGTCAGTGATTTCTCAAACTCGAATGCCTTATACGAACCAGGCTTCTGCTTTGATTCATTCGGTTAAAGCTGTTGGAGAACGATTGATTGCTGCAAATCCTGTcg AGCTTGCTGTGGGTAATGTTGTGAGGCGTGTTTTGCACATTATCAGAGAGGAGGATCTTTCTCTGACAACAGCTGCTATGGCTGGATTGAACTTATCTGCCGAAAGTGATGATGAAGATGACACTGATAGAGACAACCACCCAGCATTATCGGCTGCTGCCATTGCTGCTGCTTCTAGAAGCACTTTACGTCCACCTTCCTTGCAGACATTACTTGAGGATGTGCCTGATTCTGCAGCAGTTCCTCATACATCTTCTTCTGGCGGAGATTCTGAAGGAAAAAGCAAAT CTGCTGATAAAAGTTCAAGAAGTCGGAAGCTGAAGCATGATGTCATTGAAGCAGTCAATGAGCTTATTCAAGACATTAGCACTTGCCGTGAACTGATTGCTGAGCAAGCAGTAGAGCATATACATCAAAA TGAGGTGATATTAACTTTAGGCAGTTCAAGAACTGTGTTGGAATTTCTTTGTGCTGCAAAAGAGAAGAAACGATCATTTCGGGTATTTGTTGCTGAAGGTGCTCCAAG GTATCAGGGGCATCTTCTTGCAAAAGAATTGGTTACAAGAGGTCTACAAACTACTCTGATTACTGACTCTGCAGTTTTTGCCATGATTTCCCGAGTAAACATG GTTATTGTTGGAGCTCATGCGGTCATGGCTAATGGGGGGGTCATAGCACCAGTTGGGCTGAACATGGTTGCCCTTGCTGCTCAGAAGCATGCTGTCCCATTTGTTGTACTTGCTGGCAGTCACAAG TTATGCCCCTTGTATCCTCATCACCCGGAAGTGTTGCTGAATGAATTGCGGTCCCCATCTGAGTTGCTAGATTTTGGAGAATTCTCGGATTGCTTGGATTTTGGAAGTGGCATTGGCGCCCCCCTTCTTCATGTCGTCAATCCAACATTTGACTATGTGCCACCGAAGCTTGTTAGTCTCTTTATAACTGATAC CGGAGGGCATAATCCATCATACATGTACCGCCTGATTGCGGATTATTACTCTGCTGATGATCTTGTACTGGAACGAAGAACTGCTTCAGGAAATTAA
- the LOC121229069 gene encoding L10-interacting MYB domain-containing protein-like: protein MVKTRNFMEGDSSLATKAVWDDELTLIFCELCVNEVNAGNRPTTHLNSKGWENVIALFQAKTQKNYGKPQLKNKWDTLKKEWRLWRELLKESTGIGWCPLKKTVDATEEWWAEKIQENPDFKGFKKKGIEPRLNELMWQMFGGIVATGENAWAPSSGVLPRGVPMGDDASNEGFGDSDEHSNENEGIPPDEVPSNPSHGILNRRKETLGVVHGKGKKSSSSRKSSRNTLTTQIEKLCESMASPRKSVNEIIFPHSQYTISNAMDALRALGDEIPKRDELYYFATKMFQIPVKREMFLNLDPDDRVWWLRREYAEQNPIASFSSLVATSPFPFQPYHQPPPPSAP from the exons atggtaaAGACACGAAATTTTATGGAGGGAGATAGTAGCTTAGCAACAAAAGCTGTTTGGGACGATGAGTTGACGttgatattttgtgaactttgcGTAAATGAAGTCAATGCTGGCAATAGACCGACAACTCATCTAAACTCAAAGGGATGGGAAAATGTCATTGctctttttcaagcaaaaacacaaaaaaattatggaaaacctcaattgaaaaataagtgggATACATTAAAAAAGGAATGGAGGTTATGGAGGGAGTTGCTTAAGGAATCTACAGGTATTGGATGGTGTCCATTGAAAAAGACGGTCGATGCTACCGAAGAGTGGTGGGCTGAAAAAATACAG GAAAATcctgattttaaaggatttaagaagaaaggaattgaaccacgattgaatgagttaatgtgGCAAATGTTTGGTGGCATTGTAGCCACTGGAGAGAACGCATGGGCACCTTCGTCTGGTGTTCTTCCACGTGGGGTTCCTATGGGAGATGATGCTTCTAATGAGGGATTTGGTGATTCAGATGAACATAGTAACGAGAATGAAGGTATTCCCCCTGATGAGGTACCATCAAACCCTTCTCATGGAATCCTTAATCGAAGAAAGGAAACACTTGGGGTTGTACACGGTAagggaaaaaaatcaagttcaagtagaaaatcatcaagaaatacattaactactcagattgagaaattgtgtgagagtatggctagtccaaggaagtcagtgaacgaaattatttttcctcactctcaatatactatttcaaatgcaatggatgctttgcgtgctttgggagatgaaattccaaaaagagatgaactgtactattttgccaccaaaatgttccaaataccggtgaaacgagaaatgtttttgaacttagatccagatgatagggtttggtggcttcgacgtgagtatgctgaacaaaatccaattgcatcattttcatccttgGTAGCAACATCCCCATTTCCCTTCCAACCATACCATCAACCACCTCCACCATCAGCTCCTTAG
- the LOC107904422 gene encoding translation initiation factor eIF-2B subunit beta isoform X2, giving the protein MPDTQALVNDFLNKLKKRKIEGSQATAKQTAELLRSVISQTRMPYTNQASALIHSVKAVGERLIAANPVELAVGNVVRRVLHIIREEDLSLTTAAMAGLNLSAESDDEDDTDRDNHPALSAAAIAAASRSTLRPPSLQTLLEDVPDSAAVPHTSSSGGDSEGKSKSADKSSRSRKLKHDVIEAVNELIQDISTCRELIAEQAVEHIHQNEVILTLGSSRTVLEFLCAAKEKKRSFRVFVAEGAPRYQGHLLAKELVTRGLQTTLITDSAVFAMISRVNMVIVGAHAVMANGGVIAPVGLNMVALAAQKHAVPFVVLAGSHKLCPLYPHHPEVLLNELRSPSELLDFGEFSDCLDFGSGIGAPLLHVVNPTFDYVPPKLRRA; this is encoded by the exons ATGCCAGACACGCAGGCTCTCGTCAATGATTTTCTTAACAAGCTTAAAAAACG TAAGATTGAGGGTTCACAAGCAACAGCGAAGCAGACAGCGGAACTGCTTCGGTCAGTGATTTCTCAAACTCGAATGCCTTATACGAACCAGGCTTCTGCTTTGATTCATTCGGTTAAAGCTGTTGGAGAACGATTGATTGCTGCAAATCCTGTcg AGCTTGCTGTGGGTAATGTTGTGAGGCGTGTTTTGCACATTATCAGAGAGGAGGATCTTTCTCTGACAACAGCTGCTATGGCTGGATTGAACTTATCTGCCGAAAGTGATGATGAAGATGACACTGATAGAGACAACCACCCAGCATTATCGGCTGCTGCCATTGCTGCTGCTTCTAGAAGCACTTTACGTCCACCTTCCTTGCAGACATTACTTGAGGATGTGCCTGATTCTGCAGCAGTTCCTCATACATCTTCTTCTGGCGGAGATTCTGAAGGAAAAAGCAAAT CTGCTGATAAAAGTTCAAGAAGTCGGAAGCTGAAGCATGATGTCATTGAAGCAGTCAATGAGCTTATTCAAGACATTAGCACTTGCCGTGAACTGATTGCTGAGCAAGCAGTAGAGCATATACATCAAAA TGAGGTGATATTAACTTTAGGCAGTTCAAGAACTGTGTTGGAATTTCTTTGTGCTGCAAAAGAGAAGAAACGATCATTTCGGGTATTTGTTGCTGAAGGTGCTCCAAG GTATCAGGGGCATCTTCTTGCAAAAGAATTGGTTACAAGAGGTCTACAAACTACTCTGATTACTGACTCTGCAGTTTTTGCCATGATTTCCCGAGTAAACATG GTTATTGTTGGAGCTCATGCGGTCATGGCTAATGGGGGGGTCATAGCACCAGTTGGGCTGAACATGGTTGCCCTTGCTGCTCAGAAGCATGCTGTCCCATTTGTTGTACTTGCTGGCAGTCACAAG TTATGCCCCTTGTATCCTCATCACCCGGAAGTGTTGCTGAATGAATTGCGGTCCCCATCTGAGTTGCTAGATTTTGGAGAATTCTCGGATTGCTTGGATTTTGGAAGTGGCATTGGCGCCCCCCTTCTTCATGTCGTCAATCCAACATTTGACTATGTGCCACCGAAGCTT CGGAGGGCATAA